One part of the Oscillatoria sp. FACHB-1407 genome encodes these proteins:
- a CDS encoding ParA family protein, whose product MPLTTLQTALQSLPEGAQEPIVTSQFAGHFLEALGFASNECCPGYNTKDRGIADYALRKNLENDIFINTKTNPYVMVELKGRQINLSPNSSAYRDTYKQIEGYLLSENTKSSQWGLITNSIYVQLFRKHGRVIYPATTCLKLNLDNVDEIANFLRDKIHHPPRALTVAVYNNKGGVGKTTTVVNLAATLTLKGKRVLIVDFDPNQQDLTNSLGIPLSDCNFYEILNNKKSDIRTAIKPFSIRVNGRNSNTEIKFDVIPADRKLAYEIAEIELRRMFKFQRLSQVLKPLKSHYDYILIDSPPNWRIFSQSAVYASDVVLIPTKHNNIYSIENAVGVIKQFIPEIQEVRDDGGPIALPIFFNGEKTTETSLTFVQKEINRIVETAKEDGFDLSPYFLPTSFPQERSKIFELPGFAHIANAAFARIPAVYRNKTIYEYYVNLAKEYFLQ is encoded by the coding sequence ATGCCACTCACTACTCTTCAAACTGCTCTGCAAAGTCTTCCAGAGGGAGCACAAGAACCAATTGTTACCAGTCAGTTTGCAGGTCATTTTCTAGAAGCTTTGGGCTTTGCCAGCAATGAATGTTGTCCTGGCTACAACACAAAAGATAGAGGGATTGCCGACTATGCACTCCGCAAAAATTTAGAGAATGATATCTTCATCAATACTAAAACCAATCCCTATGTGATGGTTGAGTTGAAAGGAAGGCAAATTAATCTTAGTCCTAATTCATCTGCTTACAGAGATACATACAAACAGATTGAAGGATATTTGCTATCTGAAAACACTAAATCATCACAATGGGGTTTAATTACCAATTCAATTTATGTACAGCTATTTCGTAAACACGGAAGAGTGATTTATCCTGCGACTACTTGCCTGAAATTGAATCTTGATAATGTGGATGAAATTGCGAATTTTCTTCGAGATAAAATTCACCATCCACCTAGAGCATTAACAGTGGCAGTCTACAACAACAAAGGTGGAGTTGGTAAGACTACAACCGTCGTCAATCTAGCCGCCACTTTAACCCTAAAAGGAAAAAGAGTACTCATTGTTGACTTTGACCCAAATCAACAAGACCTTACCAACTCGTTAGGCATACCATTAAGCGACTGTAATTTTTACGAAATTCTCAATAATAAGAAATCAGACATTAGGACAGCGATCAAACCTTTCTCAATTCGGGTAAACGGGAGAAATAGTAACACAGAAATTAAGTTTGATGTGATCCCAGCCGATCGCAAGTTAGCTTATGAGATTGCTGAGATTGAACTCCGTAGAATGTTCAAATTTCAGCGATTATCTCAAGTCCTTAAACCTTTGAAGTCACATTACGACTACATTTTGATTGATTCTCCGCCTAACTGGCGAATTTTTAGCCAGAGTGCAGTTTATGCCTCTGATGTAGTCTTAATTCCAACGAAACATAACAACATTTATTCGATAGAAAATGCTGTCGGTGTTATTAAACAGTTTATCCCTGAGATTCAGGAAGTCCGAGATGATGGGGGCCCAATTGCATTGCCAATCTTTTTCAACGGAGAAAAGACAACAGAAACCTCACTCACTTTTGTGCAAAAAGAAATTAACAGAATTGTTGAAACGGCGAAAGAAGATGGGTTTGATTTATCTCCCTACTTCTTACCCACTTCTTTTCCTCAAGAACGCTCTAAAATTTTTGAACTCCCAGGTTTTGCCCACATTGCAAATGCAGCGTTTGCCCGA